In Patagioenas fasciata isolate bPatFas1 chromosome 11, bPatFas1.hap1, whole genome shotgun sequence, the following proteins share a genomic window:
- the LOC136106110 gene encoding uncharacterized protein yields the protein MASTEKLTETEEREIKMELSSSETSCDSAPAKGVDLSGSTSSLRADCEKRAADDAAFGPPVEERSSQTSTKQSSSKGDSVNSSEETSSKGNAPTRLQFLKRLWAVTESDRFESIWWGDNGKCVVINEDLFEEEVLARRGRLRIFESETMRSFTHQLHQHGFTRKLGTFPKTGSRSDLLGEEAAREFHFYYNPNFRRHFPLQLMKYKRRFGPKNQTPAGFSPDMDLHARRQKRKRAFELTLETIPEDECAVFTPSPRKRLAQAAAQARRASPWVCNAPCSAPCTAPCSTNGGEAQSSQDIPVPAAQQPQRSTSRLSGCGGSSCCSLCGKATPVPGSSADKQSLQ from the exons ATGGCTTCTACAGAAAAACTTACTGAAACTgaggaaagagaaattaaaatggaGCTTTCCTCATCGGAAACTTCATGTGATTCGGCTCCGGCCAAGGGAGTTGATCTGTCAGGTTCAACTTCTTCTCTCCGTGCAGACTGTGAGAAAAGAGCAGCTGATGATGCTGCCTTTGGACCTCCAGTAGAAGAGAGGTCTTCACAAACTTCAACTAAGCAATCCTCGTCAAAAGGAGACTCTGTGAACAGCTCTGAGGAGACCTCTAGCAAAGGCAATGCCCCCACACGCCTTCAATTTCTGAAGAGGCTCTGGGCTGTTACTGAAAGCGATCGGTTTGAGTCCATTTGGTGGGGCGACAACGGAAAGTGTGTAGTGATTAATGAAGACCTGTTTGAAGAGGAGGTGCTCGCAAGGAGAGGACGCCTGAGGATTTTTGAAAGTGAGACCATGAGAAGCTTCACTCATCAACTCcatcagcatggattcaccagaAAGCTGGGGACTTTTCCAAAAACGGGCTCGCGCAGTGACTTGCTAGGAGAAGAAGCAGCTAGGGAG TTTCACTTCTACTACAACCCAAATTTTAGAAGGCACTTTCCACTTCAGCTAATGAAGTACAAGCGAAGATTTGGTCCAAAAAATCAAACGCCAGCAGGATTTTCACCGGACATGGATTTGCACGCGCGCCGCCAGAAAAGAAAGCGAGCTTTTGAGCTGACACTGGAAACCATTCCCGAGGACGAGTGCGCTGTGTTCACACCAAGTCCAAGGAAGCGCCTTGCCCAGGCAGCTGCCCAAGCCAGACGTGCCTCTCCATGGGTGTGTAACGCTCCCTGCAGCGCTCCCTGCACCGCTCCCTGCAGCACCAACGGCGGAGAAGCTCAGTCCTCCCAAGACATCcctgttcctgcagcccagcagccccagcgcaGCACCTCCCGCCTCTCCGGctgtggtggcagcagctgctgctccctctGTGGCAAGGCCACCCCAGTTCCAGGGTCCTCTGCTGACAAGCAATCCTTGCAGTAA